The following coding sequences lie in one Lolium perenne isolate Kyuss_39 chromosome 2, Kyuss_2.0, whole genome shotgun sequence genomic window:
- the LOC127333627 gene encoding protein CURVATURE THYLAKOID 1B, chloroplastic → MATACRFAAPLGLAPLPRSRAGAGTKSVIFSVRSTKVVQRNFVVKAASDEGPAETPEIVKAAQDAWAKVEDKYAVATIGVAGLVALWTAVGALKAIDKLPILPGVLELVGIGYTGWFTYRNLIFQPDREALISNIKSTYNEITGSSS, encoded by the exons ATGGCCACCGCCTGCCGCTTCGCCGCGCCGCTGGGTCTCGCCCCGTTGCCTCGCAGCCGCGCCGGCGCAGGCACCAAGAGCGTCATTTTCTCGGTACGCTCCACCAAGGTCGTACAGCGGAACTTCGTCGTGAAGGCGGCTTCCGACGAGGGCCCGGCGGAGACCCCCGAGATCGTCAAGGCTGCGCAGGACGCG TGGGCAAAAGTTGAGGACAAGTACGCCGTGGCCACCATCGGCGTCGCCGGGCTCGTCGCGCTATGGACGGCCGTAGGGGCGCTCAAG GCCATTGATAAGCTTCCTATCTTGCCTGGCGTGTTAGAGCTGGTTGGCATCGGGTACACAGGG TGGTTCACATACCGTAACCTCATCTTCCAGCCTGACAG GGAAGCGCTGATCAGCAACATCAAGAGCACCTACAATGAAATCACCGGGAGCAGCAGCTAA